Proteins encoded by one window of Nocardioides euryhalodurans:
- a CDS encoding DNA polymerase ligase N-terminal domain-containing protein: MASDTAGRPVWVLHEHDRPQHHFDLRLEEDGVLRSWAVPRGLPTHHRHDRLAVPVDDHELEHATYEDVDKRIADTGWWELEDRNDRRSVFVLHGREGSRRYALIDTGDDALLHLVKDQPSEASSLGD; this comes from the coding sequence GTGGCGAGCGACACGGCCGGCCGGCCGGTGTGGGTGCTCCACGAGCACGACCGGCCCCAGCACCACTTCGACCTGCGGCTCGAGGAGGACGGCGTGCTGCGGTCGTGGGCCGTGCCCCGCGGCCTGCCGACCCACCACCGCCACGACCGGCTCGCGGTGCCGGTCGACGACCACGAGCTCGAGCACGCGACGTACGAGGACGTCGACAAGCGGATCGCCGACACCGGCTGGTGGGAGCTCGAGGACCGCAACGACCGGCGCTCGGTGTTCGTGCTGCACGGCCGGGAGGGATCGCGCCGCTACGCCCTCATCGACACCGGCGACGACGCCCTGCTCCACCTCGTCAAGGACCAGCCGTCGGAGGCGTCCTCCCTGGGCGACTGA
- a CDS encoding alpha/beta hydrolase family protein, with amino-acid sequence MRNLTRPGRSGPAAALVLVALVLAGCSSEDGAEGGTPAEPSADRPTGTSAPAEPDSSDPAPAQESEDGDTIAPEPVRPISVLGLAEQRHRGDRLRLGAVREQTAAYTSYDITYRSRSSLPGGGEESYTISGVLNVPTGRGPFPAVVLAHGYIDPDVYVRGQGMTRERGYLASRGYVALHVDYRNHAESDDDPDYQRRMRLGYTADVINAVKALRASPDVPVDDDRMAMFGRSMGGGVILKALVVEPGLVQAAAPWASVSSLEADNYRQFIAGDPSDAAMVSHGTPAQNPDFWRDNSSRPAFDRITEPVLMVHGRYDDTCPPPWASATQRALVAAGVDSQLAWYEDGHAFGPAFNAAMDRTIAFFDARLA; translated from the coding sequence GTGCGGAACCTGACACGTCCGGGTCGATCAGGGCCGGCCGCCGCGCTGGTGCTGGTGGCGTTGGTGCTGGCCGGCTGCAGCAGCGAGGACGGCGCCGAGGGCGGGACGCCCGCCGAGCCGTCGGCCGACCGTCCCACCGGCACGAGCGCCCCGGCGGAGCCGGACTCGTCGGACCCGGCCCCGGCCCAGGAGTCCGAGGACGGCGACACGATCGCTCCCGAGCCGGTCCGCCCGATCTCGGTCCTCGGCCTGGCCGAGCAACGCCACCGCGGCGACCGGCTGCGCCTCGGGGCGGTCCGTGAGCAGACGGCTGCGTACACGTCGTACGACATCACCTATCGCAGTCGCAGCAGCCTGCCCGGAGGTGGCGAGGAGAGCTACACGATCAGCGGCGTCCTCAACGTCCCCACCGGGCGCGGGCCGTTCCCGGCGGTGGTGCTCGCCCACGGCTACATCGACCCCGACGTCTACGTCCGCGGCCAGGGGATGACCCGCGAGCGGGGCTACCTCGCCTCCCGCGGCTACGTCGCCCTGCACGTCGACTACCGCAACCACGCCGAGTCCGACGACGACCCGGACTACCAGCGGCGGATGCGGCTGGGCTACACCGCCGACGTCATCAACGCGGTCAAGGCGCTGCGGGCCTCGCCCGACGTCCCGGTCGACGACGACCGGATGGCGATGTTCGGACGCTCGATGGGGGGCGGGGTCATCCTCAAGGCGCTCGTCGTGGAGCCCGGGCTCGTGCAGGCCGCCGCGCCCTGGGCGTCGGTCTCCTCGCTGGAGGCCGACAACTACCGGCAGTTCATCGCGGGTGACCCCTCCGACGCCGCGATGGTCAGCCACGGCACCCCGGCCCAGAACCCGGACTTCTGGCGCGACAACTCCTCGCGCCCCGCCTTCGACCGGATCACCGAGCCGGTGCTGATGGTGCACGGCCGCTACGACGACACCTGCCCCCCGCCGTGGGCGTCCGCGACCCAGCGAGCGCTGGTGGCGGCGGGCGTCGACTCGCAGCTCGCCTGGTACGAGGACGGCCACGCCTTCGGTCCGGCCTTCAACGCCGCCATGGACCGGACCATCGCCTTCTTCGACGCCCGGCTCGCCTGA
- a CDS encoding DUF3817 domain-containing protein, translating into MTPRLLFRTTAVAEAVTWGLLLTGMFLKYVTGTTELGVRIGGMLHGVVFVAYVLTALAVAVDARWSPGRTLLALVSAVPPFMTIWFERSADRRHELPTTWRLREAPGRTPAERVLAWLVRNPAAGAGVGVVAVATLTGVALLVGPPVG; encoded by the coding sequence ATGACCCCCCGCCTGCTGTTCCGCACCACCGCCGTCGCGGAGGCCGTCACCTGGGGGCTGCTGCTCACCGGGATGTTCCTCAAGTACGTCACGGGGACCACCGAGCTCGGGGTCCGGATCGGCGGGATGCTCCACGGGGTCGTCTTCGTCGCGTACGTCCTCACCGCCCTGGCCGTGGCCGTCGACGCCCGCTGGTCGCCGGGCCGGACGCTGCTGGCGCTCGTGAGCGCGGTGCCGCCGTTCATGACGATCTGGTTCGAGCGCTCGGCCGACCGCCGGCACGAGCTGCCCACCACCTGGCGGCTCCGCGAGGCGCCGGGGCGTACGCCGGCCGAGCGGGTGCTGGCCTGGCTGGTCCGCAACCCGGCGGCCGGCGCCGGGGTCGGCGTCGTCGCGGTCGCCACCCTCACCGGGGTGGCCCTGCTGGTCGGTCCGCCCGTCGGCTGA
- a CDS encoding short-chain fatty acid transporter, protein MSTTTMEDERGLARFAQRSAAWTEKWFPDAYVFALAGVVLVAAAAMVNGASPATVAETFGDGFWDLAEFTLQMAMVVLTGYIVATSAPVARIIERIATYPATPRGAVAFVALMSCLVSMVNWGLSLVFSGLLARAIARRSDLRADYRALGAAAYLGLGAVWALGLSSSAAQLQATAESLPPELLEITGVLDFGATILTWQSLLMAAILIALSVAVAWASAPQGKAVRTAEDMGVDLSDSVERLAPRSRPGEWLEYSWILPALIGLLTLGWVVIQFATLPFLSVISSLNGYLMVFLILGLVLHGSPRAFLNATGKAVPTTAGVLVQFPLYAAMAAILTRAEGSGGLTVSDQLADLFTSIGGGGAFAVVIALYTALLGLLVPSGGGKWLVEAPYVMQSATDVGMNLGWTVQIYNAAEALPNLINPFFMLPLLAVLGVRARDLVGFTFLQFLFHLPVVLLLLWLLGMTFEFEPPVMP, encoded by the coding sequence ATGTCGACGACGACCATGGAGGACGAGCGCGGACTCGCACGGTTCGCCCAGCGCAGCGCGGCCTGGACGGAGAAGTGGTTCCCCGACGCCTACGTCTTCGCGCTCGCGGGCGTGGTCCTGGTGGCGGCCGCCGCCATGGTCAACGGAGCCAGCCCGGCGACGGTCGCCGAGACCTTCGGCGACGGCTTCTGGGACCTCGCCGAGTTCACGCTGCAGATGGCGATGGTGGTCCTGACCGGCTACATCGTGGCCACGTCCGCCCCCGTCGCGCGGATCATCGAGCGGATCGCGACCTACCCCGCCACGCCACGGGGAGCGGTCGCCTTCGTGGCGCTGATGTCGTGCCTGGTCTCGATGGTCAACTGGGGCCTCAGCCTGGTCTTCAGCGGCCTGCTCGCCCGTGCGATCGCGCGGCGCTCGGACCTGCGCGCCGACTACCGCGCGCTCGGCGCGGCTGCGTATCTCGGCCTGGGCGCGGTGTGGGCGCTCGGGCTGTCCTCCTCGGCCGCCCAGCTGCAGGCGACCGCCGAGTCGCTGCCGCCGGAGCTGCTCGAGATCACCGGCGTCCTGGACTTCGGCGCGACCATCCTGACCTGGCAGTCGTTGCTGATGGCGGCGATCCTGATCGCGCTCAGCGTGGCCGTCGCGTGGGCCTCCGCGCCGCAGGGCAAGGCGGTGCGCACCGCGGAGGACATGGGCGTCGACCTCTCCGACTCGGTCGAGCGGCTCGCCCCGCGCTCCCGCCCGGGCGAGTGGTTGGAGTACTCCTGGATCCTCCCGGCGCTGATCGGGCTGCTGACCCTGGGCTGGGTGGTCATCCAGTTCGCGACGCTGCCGTTCCTGTCGGTGATCAGCAGCCTCAACGGCTACCTCATGGTCTTCCTGATCCTGGGCCTGGTGCTGCACGGTTCACCGAGGGCGTTCCTCAACGCCACCGGCAAGGCGGTGCCGACGACGGCCGGCGTCCTCGTCCAGTTCCCGCTGTACGCGGCGATGGCGGCCATCCTCACCCGGGCCGAGGGCAGCGGCGGGCTCACCGTCTCCGACCAGCTCGCCGACCTGTTCACCAGCATCGGCGGCGGCGGCGCGTTCGCGGTCGTGATCGCGCTCTACACCGCGCTGCTCGGCCTGCTCGTCCCCTCCGGTGGCGGCAAGTGGCTGGTGGAGGCGCCGTACGTCATGCAGTCGGCGACGGACGTCGGCATGAACCTCGGGTGGACCGTCCAGATCTACAACGCCGCCGAGGCGCTGCCCAACCTGATCAACCCGTTCTTCATGCTGCCGCTGCTGGCCGTGCTCGGCGTGCGGGCCCGCGACCTGGTCGGGTTCACCTTCCTGCAGTTCCTCTTCCACCTGCCGGTGGTGCTGCTCCTGCTCTGGCTGCTCGGCATGACCTTCGAGTTCGAGCCACCGGTGATGCCCTGA
- a CDS encoding DUF1905 domain-containing protein — translation MEVEFTGDVFEWRGPAPYYYVAVPDDDSEDIREASPMLTYGWGVIPARVVVGDTEWTTSLFPKDGRYLVPLKDKVRKAEAIGTGDLVEVRMVLGERP, via the coding sequence ATGGAGGTCGAGTTCACGGGGGACGTCTTCGAGTGGCGCGGACCGGCGCCCTACTACTACGTCGCCGTGCCCGACGACGACAGCGAGGACATCAGGGAGGCCTCGCCGATGCTGACCTACGGGTGGGGCGTCATCCCGGCCCGGGTGGTCGTCGGCGACACCGAGTGGACGACCTCGCTGTTCCCCAAGGACGGCCGTTACCTCGTCCCCCTCAAGGACAAGGTCCGCAAGGCGGAGGCGATCGGCACGGGCGACCTGGTCGAGGTCCGGATGGTCCTCGGCGAGCGCCCGTGA
- a CDS encoding GNAT family N-acetyltransferase, with product MSGIEVRPARSFADVQTMVGPKKPTSNVCWCLSHRLDARTNQSLVGVERGEYVRELLGRTVAPGVLAYDGDEVVGWAAVAPRAELPFARSRKIPHVDDLPVWSVWCVRVRPGHRGQGISHLLVRGAADYAFEQGAPAVEGYPVDNRGEKVDLTMAYVGTRAVFEAAGFTLASPTDAVSGGFPRVVMRLPAR from the coding sequence GTGAGCGGGATCGAGGTCCGGCCGGCGCGGAGCTTCGCCGATGTCCAGACGATGGTCGGCCCCAAGAAGCCGACCTCCAACGTCTGCTGGTGCCTGAGCCACCGGCTCGACGCGAGGACCAACCAGTCGCTGGTCGGTGTCGAGCGCGGTGAGTACGTCCGCGAGCTGCTCGGACGCACGGTCGCCCCCGGCGTGCTCGCCTACGACGGGGACGAGGTGGTCGGCTGGGCCGCGGTCGCGCCCCGCGCGGAGCTGCCGTTCGCCCGCTCGCGCAAGATCCCGCACGTGGACGACCTGCCGGTCTGGTCGGTCTGGTGCGTGCGGGTGCGCCCCGGGCACCGCGGGCAGGGGATCAGCCACCTCCTCGTCCGTGGCGCTGCCGACTACGCCTTCGAGCAGGGAGCCCCGGCCGTCGAGGGCTACCCCGTCGACAACCGGGGCGAGAAGGTCGACCTCACCATGGCGTACGTCGGCACCCGTGCGGTCTTCGAGGCGGCCGGCTTCACGCTGGCCTCGCCGACCGATGCCGTCTCGGGGGGCTTTCCCCGCGTCGTGATGCGGCTGCCGGCGCGCTGA
- the nhaA gene encoding Na+/H+ antiporter NhaA produces the protein MSHSLLDPATRPVERARAFLSREVVGGGLLLGAAAAGLVLANSPAGGWYAALRDRSVGGEVLGLDLDLTVAHWAADGLLAVFFFLVGLELKREFVAGELRDPRKALVPVAAAVGGVVVPAVLFVAINAGDDVALQGWAIPAATDIAIALAVLAMVARNLPPALRTFLLTLAVVDDLIAITIIAVGYTADLALSPLVLAVVPLVCFALLARRGADLLVDTPWAAWAMLFPLGAVTWALVHESGLHATLAGVALALTAPVRGDGGALEDGLAQTLEHRVQPWSAGVCVPVFAFFSAGVAVGGTSGFVESLGSPVAVGIVVSLVIGKILGIAGTAWLVTRLPVADLDHSLEWIDVLGLASLAGIGFTVSLLITELSYPGSSLEDVGKVGVLTASLLAAAIGTAVLWPRDRRARRAGPSTEGT, from the coding sequence GTGAGCCACTCCCTCCTGGACCCCGCGACGCGACCCGTGGAGCGGGCGCGGGCTTTCCTGTCCCGCGAGGTCGTCGGCGGTGGGCTGCTGCTGGGGGCGGCCGCGGCCGGCCTGGTGCTCGCCAACAGCCCGGCAGGTGGCTGGTACGCCGCCCTGCGGGACCGGTCGGTCGGTGGCGAGGTGCTGGGGCTGGACCTGGACCTGACGGTCGCACACTGGGCGGCCGACGGGCTGCTGGCCGTCTTCTTCTTCCTGGTCGGGCTGGAGCTCAAGCGCGAGTTCGTCGCCGGCGAGCTCCGTGACCCGCGCAAGGCCCTCGTCCCGGTCGCGGCGGCCGTGGGTGGGGTGGTGGTCCCCGCCGTGCTCTTCGTGGCCATCAACGCCGGCGACGACGTCGCCCTGCAGGGCTGGGCGATCCCGGCCGCGACCGACATCGCGATCGCCCTGGCGGTGCTGGCCATGGTGGCGCGCAACCTCCCACCTGCGCTGCGTACCTTTCTCCTCACCTTGGCCGTGGTCGACGACCTGATCGCGATCACGATCATCGCGGTCGGCTACACGGCCGACCTGGCGCTCAGCCCGCTCGTGCTGGCCGTGGTTCCGCTCGTGTGCTTCGCACTGCTGGCACGGCGCGGCGCCGACCTGCTCGTCGACACACCGTGGGCGGCCTGGGCGATGCTGTTCCCACTGGGCGCCGTCACCTGGGCCCTCGTGCACGAGTCAGGCCTGCACGCCACCCTGGCCGGCGTCGCCCTCGCGCTCACGGCGCCGGTGAGGGGCGACGGGGGAGCCCTGGAGGACGGCCTGGCCCAGACCCTCGAGCACCGGGTCCAGCCGTGGTCGGCCGGGGTGTGCGTCCCCGTGTTCGCCTTCTTCTCCGCCGGTGTCGCCGTCGGTGGGACGAGCGGCTTCGTGGAGTCGCTCGGGTCGCCGGTCGCCGTCGGGATCGTGGTCTCGCTCGTCATCGGCAAGATCCTCGGGATCGCGGGGACGGCCTGGCTGGTCACGAGGCTCCCGGTCGCGGACCTCGACCACTCGCTGGAGTGGATAGACGTGCTGGGCCTCGCGAGCCTGGCCGGGATCGGCTTCACCGTCTCGCTCCTGATCACCGAGCTCAGCTATCCGGGGTCGTCCCTGGAGGACGTCGGCAAGGTGGGAGTCCTGACCGCCTCGCTGCTCGCGGCGGCCATCGGCACTGCCGTTCTGTGGCCCCGCGACCGGCGGGCGCGACGAGCCGGCCCATCGACGGAAGGAACCTGA
- a CDS encoding NADH-quinone oxidoreductase subunit A produces the protein MEVYAPVVVLGALATVFAVGSIVLSQLVGPRRYNRAKLETYECGIVPVERPPETRIPVRFYTVAMTFIIFDVEIMFLIPWAIHFDAMGSFGLLAMVLFLATIGAVYAYEWRRGGLDWD, from the coding sequence ATGGAGGTCTACGCCCCCGTCGTCGTCCTCGGCGCGCTGGCCACGGTGTTCGCGGTGGGCTCGATCGTGCTCAGCCAGCTGGTCGGTCCCCGGCGCTACAACCGCGCGAAGCTGGAGACCTACGAGTGCGGCATCGTCCCGGTCGAGCGCCCGCCGGAGACCCGGATCCCGGTGCGGTTCTACACGGTCGCGATGACCTTCATCATCTTCGACGTCGAGATCATGTTCCTGATCCCCTGGGCGATCCACTTCGACGCCATGGGCTCCTTCGGCCTCCTCGCGATGGTGCTGTTCCTGGCCACCATCGGGGCCGTCTACGCGTACGAGTGGCGGCGCGGCGGCCTGGACTGGGACTGA
- a CDS encoding aldo/keto reductase, producing the protein MPMQTRTIGNDTTGRIEVGAIGLGLMTFDQTGTQPREQLLDTVRAALDAGVTLFDTADAYGPGDELGADAQGANERLIASLLDELGVRDQVLLATKGGHVRTDGGGWDTDSSPDHLRAAVDASLERLGVEQIALWQHHRPDPDVDYADVIGTLGEIAAAGKVRMIGLSNADPDQIRAAHDALGSHLVSVQNQFSPKFRSSQKEIDVCTELGLAFLPWSPLGGLADAKELAEKHPAFAEVAAARGVSAQQVALAWELAQSPVVIPIPGAKRPQSIRDSAAAASLDLTADEIDRLDRD; encoded by the coding sequence ATGCCCATGCAGACACGGACCATCGGCAACGACACCACCGGACGCATCGAGGTCGGGGCGATCGGCCTCGGCCTGATGACGTTCGACCAGACCGGGACCCAACCGCGCGAGCAGCTCCTCGACACCGTCCGGGCCGCCCTCGACGCCGGGGTGACCCTCTTCGACACCGCCGACGCGTACGGGCCCGGCGACGAGCTCGGCGCCGACGCCCAGGGGGCCAACGAACGCCTCATCGCCTCCCTGCTCGACGAGCTCGGCGTCCGCGACCAGGTGCTGCTGGCCACCAAGGGCGGCCACGTCCGTACCGACGGTGGCGGCTGGGACACCGACAGCTCCCCCGACCACCTGCGCGCGGCGGTCGACGCGAGCCTCGAGCGGCTCGGGGTCGAGCAGATCGCGCTGTGGCAGCACCACCGTCCCGACCCCGACGTCGACTACGCCGACGTGATCGGGACCCTCGGCGAGATCGCAGCGGCCGGCAAGGTCCGGATGATCGGGCTCTCCAACGCCGACCCCGACCAGATCCGCGCCGCCCACGACGCGCTCGGCAGCCACCTCGTCAGCGTCCAGAACCAGTTCAGCCCCAAGTTCCGGAGCAGCCAGAAGGAGATCGACGTCTGCACCGAGCTGGGGCTCGCCTTCCTGCCGTGGAGCCCGCTCGGCGGGCTGGCCGACGCCAAGGAGCTGGCGGAGAAGCACCCCGCCTTCGCGGAGGTCGCCGCGGCCCGTGGCGTGAGCGCGCAGCAGGTCGCGCTGGCGTGGGAGCTCGCCCAGTCCCCGGTGGTCATCCCGATCCCCGGGGCCAAGCGTCCGCAGTCGATCCGCGACTCCGCAGCGGCGGCCTCGCTGGACCTGACGGCCGACGAGATCGACCGACTCGACCGCGACTGA
- a CDS encoding HU family DNA-binding protein, which produces MNRTDLKNAVAEKAGLTGTDADKAVAAVIDSIAEALVAGDKVTIPGFGTFETRHRAARQGRNPQTGESMEIAASTSAAFKPGSDLKRRLSDA; this is translated from the coding sequence ATGAACCGTACGGACCTCAAGAACGCCGTCGCCGAGAAGGCGGGTCTGACCGGCACCGACGCCGACAAGGCCGTCGCCGCCGTCATCGACTCGATCGCCGAGGCCCTCGTGGCCGGCGACAAGGTGACCATCCCGGGCTTCGGTACCTTCGAGACCCGCCACCGGGCCGCCCGCCAGGGCCGCAACCCGCAGACCGGCGAGTCGATGGAGATCGCGGCCAGCACCTCGGCCGCCTTCAAGCCGGGCAGCGACCTCAAGCGTCGCCTCTCCGACGCCTGA
- a CDS encoding class I SAM-dependent methyltransferase, whose translation MGASGFVVSGEAYDRFMGRWAVALAPAFADAVGVRPTHRVLDVGCGPGALTGVLADRVGAERVRACDPSAPFAATCARRNPGVAVEVAAAESLPYDDGAFDVVLAQLVVHFVDDPAAAAAEITRVLRPGGTFAASVWDFARGMQMLRLFWDAALTVDGQAPDEARTMSFGEEGELSSLLQGAGFTDVREDTLRVASTYAGFDELWAGFLGGVGPAGTWCVSLPEDRREVLRRELRSRLGDPPGAFTLDAVARFAQGVTPG comes from the coding sequence GTGGGTGCCTCCGGCTTCGTCGTCTCCGGGGAGGCGTACGACAGGTTCATGGGCCGCTGGGCGGTCGCGCTGGCCCCTGCGTTCGCCGACGCCGTCGGCGTGCGCCCGACCCACCGGGTGCTCGACGTCGGCTGCGGCCCGGGTGCGCTGACCGGGGTCCTCGCCGACCGGGTGGGTGCGGAGCGGGTCCGGGCCTGCGACCCGTCGGCGCCGTTCGCGGCCACGTGCGCGAGGCGGAACCCCGGCGTCGCCGTCGAGGTGGCCGCCGCCGAGTCGCTGCCCTACGACGACGGGGCCTTCGACGTGGTGCTCGCTCAGCTGGTCGTGCACTTCGTCGACGACCCCGCCGCGGCGGCGGCCGAGATCACCCGGGTGCTCCGGCCGGGCGGCACCTTCGCCGCGTCGGTGTGGGACTTCGCCCGGGGCATGCAGATGTTGCGACTCTTCTGGGACGCGGCGCTCACCGTGGACGGCCAGGCCCCCGACGAGGCACGCACGATGTCCTTCGGCGAGGAGGGCGAGCTGTCCTCGCTGCTCCAGGGCGCGGGCTTCACCGACGTCCGCGAGGACACGCTCCGCGTCGCCTCGACGTACGCCGGGTTCGACGAGCTGTGGGCGGGTTTCCTCGGTGGCGTCGGCCCCGCCGGCACCTGGTGCGTCTCGCTCCCCGAGGACCGTCGCGAGGTGCTGCGGCGTGAGCTGCGCTCGCGCCTCGGCGATCCGCCGGGGGCGTTCACCCTCGACGCCGTCGCCCGGTTCGCGCAGGGCGTCACGCCCGGTTGA
- a CDS encoding adenosine deaminase, with the protein MSDNRTKDEGDWGENDLDPHERADAERFLDDPSAGDDEPWSPPDRQPRGSELVGVETDGGETLDQRIHQEQPDPGTAYGAPDDHAERDAARMVGGDDPDAIPADRDVLGGEAGEDEAYDGEGPESSAMRVVEDSDY; encoded by the coding sequence ATGAGCGACAACCGCACCAAGGACGAGGGCGATTGGGGCGAGAACGATCTCGATCCCCACGAGCGGGCCGACGCCGAGCGGTTCCTCGACGACCCGAGCGCGGGCGACGACGAGCCCTGGAGCCCGCCGGACCGCCAGCCGCGCGGGTCCGAGCTCGTCGGCGTCGAGACCGACGGGGGCGAGACGCTCGACCAGCGGATCCACCAGGAGCAGCCCGACCCCGGGACCGCCTACGGCGCGCCGGACGACCACGCGGAGCGCGACGCGGCCCGGATGGTCGGCGGCGACGACCCCGACGCGATCCCGGCCGACCGCGACGTCCTCGGCGGCGAGGCCGGCGAGGACGAGGCGTACGACGGCGAGGGCCCGGAGTCGTCGGCGATGCGGGTGGTGGAGGACTCCGACTACTGA
- a CDS encoding dihydrofolate reductase family protein: protein MSTRVTADMAVSLDLVGAGRDQSLEHPFGPRVGERLHQTWMFDHRDEHAEEIAAITHARAYVMGRHMFGPDRGRWDLSWTGWWGPEPPYHGPVFVLGREPRDPVEMDGGTTFHFVTDGIEAAVRRAVDAADGGEVSIAGGVTTLNAALAAGLVDELRLHVVPFTVGEGLRVFDGVDDLRLEPVASRATPHVTHLTWRRPAQ from the coding sequence ATGAGCACCCGCGTCACCGCCGACATGGCGGTCTCGCTCGACCTGGTGGGCGCGGGGCGCGACCAGTCGCTGGAGCATCCGTTCGGGCCCCGGGTGGGTGAGCGGCTGCACCAGACCTGGATGTTCGACCACCGCGACGAGCACGCCGAGGAGATCGCCGCCATCACGCACGCCCGCGCGTACGTGATGGGCCGCCACATGTTCGGCCCCGACCGCGGCCGCTGGGACCTCTCGTGGACCGGCTGGTGGGGTCCGGAGCCGCCGTACCACGGCCCGGTGTTCGTGCTCGGCCGTGAGCCGCGCGACCCGGTCGAGATGGACGGCGGGACGACCTTCCACTTCGTCACCGACGGCATCGAGGCCGCGGTCCGGCGGGCCGTGGACGCGGCCGACGGTGGCGAGGTCTCGATCGCCGGGGGCGTCACCACCCTCAACGCCGCCCTCGCCGCCGGCCTGGTCGACGAGCTCAGGCTGCACGTCGTCCCGTTCACGGTGGGTGAGGGGCTGCGGGTCTTCGACGGCGTCGACGACCTCAGGCTCGAACCCGTCGCCAGCCGCGCGACGCCGCACGTCACCCACCTGACGTGGCGCCGTCCCGCTCAGTAG
- a CDS encoding dihydrofolate reductase family protein has product MMRTLVVTEFMSLDGVVDSPGGEEGYAHSGWTFKDVRPEMAAYELKAREQEEAGALLVGRVSWSAFHEVWPTMAEFERYNQVPKYVVSSTLTEEQVAASPWQPTTLLRSLEDVAALKQTEGGEIQVHGSATLAQGLAAAGLVDRYHLLVYPLVLGTGGKRLFADDGTKATLELVEQESYGNGIQKLCYEVVR; this is encoded by the coding sequence ATGATGCGCACCCTGGTCGTCACCGAGTTCATGTCCCTCGACGGCGTCGTCGACAGCCCCGGCGGGGAGGAGGGCTACGCCCACTCCGGCTGGACGTTCAAGGACGTCCGGCCCGAGATGGCGGCCTACGAGCTGAAGGCGCGGGAGCAGGAGGAGGCCGGTGCGCTGCTGGTCGGCCGGGTCAGCTGGTCGGCCTTCCACGAGGTCTGGCCGACCATGGCGGAGTTCGAGCGCTACAACCAGGTCCCCAAGTACGTCGTCTCCTCGACGCTCACCGAGGAGCAGGTGGCCGCCTCGCCCTGGCAGCCCACGACGCTGCTGCGCTCGCTCGAGGACGTCGCCGCGCTCAAGCAGACCGAGGGCGGCGAGATCCAGGTCCACGGCAGCGCGACCCTCGCCCAGGGCCTCGCCGCCGCCGGGCTGGTCGACCGCTACCACCTGCTGGTCTACCCGCTGGTGCTCGGCACCGGTGGGAAGCGGCTCTTCGCCGACGACGGGACGAAGGCGACGCTGGAGCTGGTGGAGCAGGAGTCCTACGGCAACGGCATCCAGAAGCTCTGCTACGAGGTCGTCCGATGA